The DNA sequence CACTGTATAAGGATAGACGATCGTCTCCGCTGTCGTTAAGACGGGAAGTTCTCCCGGAATCTCCGGGTCTTTTCCTTTCAATTCCTGATCCATCCCAGATCACCTTTCATTGAGCCCTACCGCAACCTCTGCAGGTCTTTTCTGAGCACGTATGATAAGGAAGCCATCCCTGTAAGTTGCTTTCACTTCACCTATCCTTACTGCGTCGGAGACGACGATCACTCGCTCGAACTCTCCGTAGTTGATTTCCATCTGGTGATAGGTGTGTATCTGCTCCCGGGCCCCCATGTTTCTACTACCCGAGATGCGGATGCGGTTGCCTTCCTGCACGATGCTGATCTCTTTCCTTTTTACGCCCGCCAATTCGAGCTTTATGATGATTTCATTCTCGAGCTCATAGATATCCAGAGGCGGTTTCCACGTTGCCCCGACAGCGGCCGGCACGTGCATTCTCCCGGTGACGAGCTCGAAAAAATCCTGTTCCATCCGGCCGGCAAGTTTCTTTAGATCCTCAAAGGGATCGAAGGACTTTACTTTCGCCATGTAGTCTCTACTTTGCCTCCGAGAGAGCCCAGGCTACGAAACAGGTCGTCTGGGTATTCTTCTTTGCCTTCTTGTCGAACTGCTGCGGGAAGTCGCTGATGTAGGCTCCATCAGGAAGCTGAGCTTTGGCAAGATATTCGGCAGCTTTCGCTATAGCATCTTTCTGACCGGGGACTTTGATAAGGCCCATGATAGCGTAAGCTGTAACTTCAGGGTCCTCAGGCGCCGGCGGCACCATCGAGAAGCCACCGGAAGACTTCTGGAGCTTGAGGAGCCATTCCACAGCATTCTTCACCGAAGGTGATCCAGGGTCAGTTTCATATGCAATTAAGGCACGGATTGCCCAGCCGGTAGCCGCGGCTACGGAAGGTGACCCCTTTGGCATGCCAAAGCCGCCATCCGGATTCTGGCAGCTCACCAGCCATTCCAAAGCCTTCTTTACCGTCGCATCCTCTTTGGGGTAACCGAGGTCCGCAAGAGCACAAAGCACTACAGACGTATATATCGTGAGCGGCGCTCCTTCTGTTCCAATCCGCTTGAATCCGCCGGCAGGGTCCTGGACTTTTCGCAAATACTCTACGCCGTTCATGCAGTTAACCTGCCCTTTCTTCACCTGGCTCATAGCCATAAGGGCAAAGGCTGTGTGGGCAGTGTTGTTATTCCAGTCACCACCAGGTTTCTGGTCCTTGAGAATGAAGGCAACACCTTTATCGACTCTTTCTTTTTCCATGTTGTTCATCACCAGCACCTTCACGGCCCAGCTGGTCACTTCAGTCTCGGGAGGGAACTCACCTTTGACTCGGGACCACCCACCATCCGGCTCCTGCATGGAGACAATATACCCGAGTGCCTTCGGAAGTGTATCCGCGCCGAGAACAATCGAGGGGATTAAAAGGAGCGAGAGTACAAGCCCGTAGAAAATCTTTCTTTTCATTGCGCACCTCTCGTGAATAGATTTCCTGATCGCGACGAACGTCCCACTTTTATAGCATTATATTGGGTTTCCGTTCAATACATTTCAAGATCTGGAGACGGTTGAAGCGAGGAAGCGGCCGTCCGAAGTGTGCCCGGGGTTCCGCTTCATCCCTTCATCGCTTCATCACAAAGCATTAATTGACAATTCTTCTGAACTGATGAATAATGATTCCTACTCACATGGATGTCTCTGCCCTCCTTGCTTTCGGCGCAGGTGTGTTATCCTTTTTCAGTCCGTGCGTTCTTCCGCTCGTTCCTTCCTACCTTATTTTTATCAGCGGTGCCAGCATCAGTAATTATGACGAACTCTCCACCGGAAAGCACCGCAAAACACTGCTCCTGCACTCAGTCTCTTTCATAGTCGGCTTTTCCCTCGTCTTTATTTCCCTGGGCGTTTCCTCTTCATTGCTGGGAAATCTTTTTTCAACCTACGAAAGATGGATAGTCAGGATCGGTGGCCTTCTGCTCATTTTCTTCGGGCTCAACATGCTGAACGTTCTGAAGATCCCTTTTTTAAATCAGGAAAAGATGTATCACATGAGGGCAAGGCCCATAGGGTTCATCGGCTCCTTCCTGATAGGCGTAACCTTCTCCCTGGGCTGGACTCCCTGTATAGGACCGGTGCTCGCGTCCATTCTTCTCATAGCTTCAACAACTTCCACGGTAAAACAGGGGATGTACCTGCTCAGCCTTTATTCTCTCGGTCTTGCCATACCCTTTTTTATCGCTGCTCTTCTCGTCGGCCGGATTCTTCATCTCATGCAGAGATACGGCTGGATCATGAAATACTCATCGTATGTGATAGGCGGATTGCTGATTGTCGTGGGCATTCTGCTGGCGTCGGGGTATTTTGCGAAGATCAGCGAATCTCTCCTCCGCCTCTAGTAACGGTTCGCATTAAAGCGTGTACCTTCATTGCCCTTCGGCCTGTTCTTGCTCCTGCCACCCGCGGATGACAAGTTTGGCAGGTCGCGGGTACCCGGCCAAAACAGTGGTACAACGCAGCCCAAGCCTCGGAGCGCCTCGGCCTCCGCTTGACTTCGAACCGTTACAATAGCCAGGGATCATCGAAAAAAAGTCTGTGAACGTAGCAACGTTATGTAAAGACCTAAACTCGACCTAGCTGACCCTGAAAGGGCAAGTAAGAGAAGGTATTGAGTACACTATTCTTCAATGGTTATATTTGCTGCCGTGTATGGTTACGACACAGGCAAAGACAAGTTTTGCCAGACCCCTCGCCATCGCCAAAACGCTCAATCAGGCGATGAAACCTAAAGTATATGCGTGCCCGATGAGGCCTTTTACCAAGCAGAAGAAAGGTCTGTGTTACAGGTCCAAACTTCGGAGGTCTGCCTGAAACGTCTCGTTGAATTTCTTGAGGACCCGGTTCTCGATCTGTCGCACCCGCTCTCTCGATATTTTGAAGCGGGCGCCGATCTCCTGGAGGGTCATCGGCTCTTCCGCCATGATGCGCTTGTCGAATATCCAAAGCTCTTTGTCGTTTAGCATAGTCTTAAATTCTTTTACCTTCTTTTCCAGTACGGCTCTCTTTTCCCTCGCCGTTACCGCGTCTTCGATGTTCTGGTCGCTCTGCATCACATCCATCAGCGTCTCTTCCCCCTCATCGTAAAGAGGATGGTCGAGCGACATATCCGTATATGCCAGCCTCTTTTCCATCTCTTCCACTTCTTCCGCCTTCACGTCCAGGGTGCTCGCAAGGAGCTGCGGCGCGGGGACAACGCCCTGTGCTTCCAGTTTCTTTTTCTCTTTATTCAGCCGATAAAACAACTTTCTCTGGCTCTGCGTGGTACCGACCTTCACGATGCTCCAGGAATCCATGATATGCTTCAGAATGTAGGCCCGTATCCAGAACGATGCGTACGTGGAAAACCGCGTTCCCTTGTAGGGATTATATTTCTTTACCGCGTGGACGAGACCCACATTTCCTTCCTGTATCAGATCGAGAATGTTCAAGTAGGTATTGTAATACTCCAGAGCTATCTTGACGACGAGCTTGAGATTTGATACCACCAGCATATGTGCGGCGTCGGGATCCTTCTTCACGAAGGCTTTTGTGGCCAGATCCAACTCCTGCTCTCTTGTCAGTACGGGATGTTTCGACACTTCTGCGAGGTATCGCTTCAGGGGATCAAAGGGTGCAGGAAGTTCGCGCTCTTCCAGTTCCTTGCCATCAATCTCTTTTTCCTCTTCGAATAAGCCCTCGTCCGAGTGCTTCACGCCCTTTCCCTTCGTACCTTGATCAGCTCCGCCACAATACTTACCGCTATCTCCTGGGGCGTCTCAGAATTTATGGAGATGCCTATAGGCGCGTACACAGATCCAAGCGCCTTTTCGTCGAAGCCCCGCTGTTTCATGTAGTCCATGACCATTCTGGTCTTTCTCTTGCTCCCGATCATCCCAACATACCGTGTGGGGCGCCTCATAACCTGCTCGAGGACAAGCGCATCATGTTTGTGGCCCCGCGTCAAGATTACCACATATTCGTTACCGTGGAAACTGAGTTGGTCAAACACGTGCAGGAAATCATCCGCAATGACGCGCTCTGCCTCAGGGAATCTCCCGGTATTGGCAAATTCCTCGCGATCATCAATCACCGTCACGTTGAAATCGACCATGGTGGCAACACGCGATACATACTGCGATACGTGACCGGCCCCAAAAACATAAAGGACCGGAGAAGTCTGCAAGGGTTCCACAACGGTATTACCGGAGACCACCGGTTTCTTCTCCCGAAGGTACTGCTGAAAATCCGTCCGCGCTTCCTCTCCCGGCGCGTCGCCCAGGACTACCCCATCTTCCCTGATAAGGCTCTTCGAGAACTCTCGTTCAGAAAACCTGGTAATCAGCAAGGCCCCAACACCTTGACGCTCAAGCTGAGGTATGGCTCTATACAAGGTCCTGTACTTGTCTGCAACGGGCTCCACGAAGATATCGACGTTGCCACCGCAGATCATCCCGTCCTCTTCCAGCTGTTTCCCGTCCATCGTGTAGTGGAGAAGTTTGGCTGCACCGGTCTTTATGACTTTGCGCGCCTCCTGCCAAACCTCTGCCTCGGTGCACCCGCCGCCTACGGTCCCGTAAAACTTTCCGTCACTACCGACGAACATTTTGGCCCCTTCTTCCCTGGGGGCCGCGCCCAGCTTCTTTACGATAGTAGCGAGTGCCCCACCACTGCCTCTCTCCAGGTATTCGTCGATGATACTGTAAAGGTCCATCAACACCTCAAGTTAGCTTGCTTTACCACTTCGTCTTCAAATCTATGCTGTCCCGATACCCGCTTGCGGACGTCTCATGCGCTCCGGTTTAAATCCCAATATCGAATATCTACATCCTAAACAATTTCAAATACCTAAATATTCTAAACTGGATACTCGTGTCTGCAGCGGTTTCGGATTCTGGTCATCCAACATTGTTTAGTAATTCGATATTAGGATGCAGAATTTATCCTTATACACTCGCAATCTTGTCGCTAGTACCTGTACCTATGCGTCCGACCCGTTGTAGTGATGCATAATCGCTTCGAGCACACCGCCTGCGATTGCCCGAGCCTTGTCCGATATAGTGTAGCAATTGATACGTTCCGCCCTGGGGTCTATATCTCCGACCTTTTCTCTTTTCTCTACTTCTATCTCCCG is a window from the Syntrophorhabdales bacterium genome containing:
- a CDS encoding Hsp20/alpha crystallin family protein, with translation MAKVKSFDPFEDLKKLAGRMEQDFFELVTGRMHVPAAVGATWKPPLDIYELENEIIIKLELAGVKRKEISIVQEGNRIRISGSRNMGAREQIHTYHQMEINYGEFERVIVVSDAVRIGEVKATYRDGFLIIRAQKRPAEVAVGLNER
- a CDS encoding prenyltransferase/squalene oxidase repeat-containing protein — protein: MKRKIFYGLVLSLLLIPSIVLGADTLPKALGYIVSMQEPDGGWSRVKGEFPPETEVTSWAVKVLVMNNMEKERVDKGVAFILKDQKPGGDWNNNTAHTAFALMAMSQVKKGQVNCMNGVEYLRKVQDPAGGFKRIGTEGAPLTIYTSVVLCALADLGYPKEDATVKKALEWLVSCQNPDGGFGMPKGSPSVAAATGWAIRALIAYETDPGSPSVKNAVEWLLKLQKSSGGFSMVPPAPEDPEVTAYAIMGLIKVPGQKDAIAKAAEYLAKAQLPDGAYISDFPQQFDKKAKKNTQTTCFVAWALSEAK
- a CDS encoding cytochrome c biogenesis protein CcdA, which produces MIPTHMDVSALLAFGAGVLSFFSPCVLPLVPSYLIFISGASISNYDELSTGKHRKTLLLHSVSFIVGFSLVFISLGVSSSLLGNLFSTYERWIVRIGGLLLIFFGLNMLNVLKIPFLNQEKMYHMRARPIGFIGSFLIGVTFSLGWTPCIGPVLASILLIASTTSTVKQGMYLLSLYSLGLAIPFFIAALLVGRILHLMQRYGWIMKYSSYVIGGLLIVVGILLASGYFAKISESLLRL
- a CDS encoding RNA polymerase factor sigma-32, with amino-acid sequence MKHSDEGLFEEEKEIDGKELEERELPAPFDPLKRYLAEVSKHPVLTREQELDLATKAFVKKDPDAAHMLVVSNLKLVVKIALEYYNTYLNILDLIQEGNVGLVHAVKKYNPYKGTRFSTYASFWIRAYILKHIMDSWSIVKVGTTQSQRKLFYRLNKEKKKLEAQGVVPAPQLLASTLDVKAEEVEEMEKRLAYTDMSLDHPLYDEGEETLMDVMQSDQNIEDAVTAREKRAVLEKKVKEFKTMLNDKELWIFDKRIMAEEPMTLQEIGARFKISRERVRQIENRVLKKFNETFQADLRSLDL
- a CDS encoding XdhC/CoxI family protein, encoding MDLYSIIDEYLERGSGGALATIVKKLGAAPREEGAKMFVGSDGKFYGTVGGGCTEAEVWQEARKVIKTGAAKLLHYTMDGKQLEEDGMICGGNVDIFVEPVADKYRTLYRAIPQLERQGVGALLITRFSEREFSKSLIREDGVVLGDAPGEEARTDFQQYLREKKPVVSGNTVVEPLQTSPVLYVFGAGHVSQYVSRVATMVDFNVTVIDDREEFANTGRFPEAERVIADDFLHVFDQLSFHGNEYVVILTRGHKHDALVLEQVMRRPTRYVGMIGSKRKTRMVMDYMKQRGFDEKALGSVYAPIGISINSETPQEIAVSIVAELIKVRRERA